From Quercus lobata isolate SW786 chromosome 1, ValleyOak3.0 Primary Assembly, whole genome shotgun sequence, one genomic window encodes:
- the LOC115981776 gene encoding ubiquitin-conjugating enzyme E2 20-like yields MATITGYTETAQGYQDNTNVAVAAVPKHPNPPAKTVDTQSVLKRLQSELMALMMSGESGISAFPEEDNIFCWKGTIAGSKDTVFEGTEYKMSLSFPNDYPFKPPKVKFETGCFHPNVDVYGNICLDILQDKWSSAYDVRTILLSIQSLLGEPNISSPLNTQAAQLWSNQEEYRKMVEKLYKPPIAA; encoded by the exons atggCGACCATTACTGGGTACACTGAAACTGCTCAAGGCTACCAAGACAATACAAATGTGGCTGTGGCCGCAGTGCCGAAGCACCCAAACCCTCCTGCTAAGACCGTTGATACTCAGTCTGTTCTCAAAAG GTTGCAATCTGAGTTGATGGCCTTAATG ATGAGTGGAGAATCTGGGATATCTGCCTTCCCTGAGGAAGACAATATATTCTGCTGGAAAGGGACAATTGCTGGAAGCAAAGATACTGTGTTTGAAGGAACAGAATACAAGATGTCTCTTTCATTTCCGAATGACTACCCATTTAAGCCCCCGAAGGTCAAGTTTGAAACCGGCTGCTTCCATCCCAATGTGGATGTGTATGGAAATATTTGCTTGGACATTCTTCAG GATAAATGGTCATCAGCATATGATGTGAGAACCATACTGCTGTCTATCCAAAGCCTGCTTGGAG AACCAAACATAAGCTCACCTCTAAACACACAAGCGGCACAGCTCTGGAGCAATCAAGAAG AATATAGGAAGATGGTGGAGAAGTTGTACAAGCCTCCAATTGCTGCTTAG
- the LOC115950155 gene encoding ctenidin-1-like translates to MVAAEGIEMVAEEEIEMVAVEAMVMLLVLLEYEVIEMVEILAVDVMEIEVVEGMVRVVLEILAMHVMEIVVVVVMEMIVRVVVEVLAMDVGGVSEDGGGGDFGSGGDGDLGGGGDSEGGGGDFGTGGGGGDFGGGGDSEDDGGGDFSIGGGRNGEGGGGGGDGDFGGGGVSEGGGGDFDDGGGREGDGGDFGNGGGGDGDFGGGGDGDDGGGGDGESSGDL, encoded by the exons ATGGTGGCAGCAGAAGGGATCGAGATGGTAGCAGAGGAGGAAATCGAAATGGTGGCAGTTGAGGCAATGGTAATGTTATTGGTATTACTGGAATATGAGGTAATAGAGATGGTGGAGATTTTGGCGGTGGATGTGATGGAGATTGAGGTGGTGGAGGGGATGGTGAGGGTGGTGCTGGAGATTTTGGCAATGCACGTGATGGAgatagtggtggtggtggtgatggagaTGATAGTGAGGGTTGTGGTGGAGGTTTTGGCAATGGACGT TGGAGGAGTTAGTGaggatggtggtggtggagattTTGGCAGTGGAGGTGATGGAGATCTTGGTGGTGGAGGTGATAGTGAGGGTGGTGGGGGAGATTTTGGCACtggaggtggtggtggagattttggtggtggaggtgatAGTGAGGATGATGGTGGTGGAGATTTTAGCATTGGAGGTGGAAGGAATGGtgaaggtggtggtggtggtggtgatggagaTTTTGGTGGTGGAGGTGTTAGTGAGGGTGGTGGAGGAGATTTTGATGATGGAGGTGGTCGTGAGGGCGATGGTGGAGATTTTGGCAATGGAGGTGGAGGGGATGGAGATTTTGGTGGAGGTGGTGATGGAGATGACGGTGGTGGAGGGGATGGTGAGAGTAGTGGTGATTTATAA